A window from Euwallacea fornicatus isolate EFF26 chromosome 27, ASM4011564v1, whole genome shotgun sequence encodes these proteins:
- the glob1 gene encoding uncharacterized protein glob1 — MSPFRKVMGTVVSYILPGNTGRTDDPDPVTGLTSRDKYLVRSTWAKIMKAPADNGVALLCMFLEKYPDYVQLFPFKDVPPSEFNTNVRFRAHANSVVYALSSVVDALNDNNLLVQILTKTGTSHVPRGVNAEGFIHLKEVTIELFSSLFKPEEVEAWKKTLDVAFSVIIKGVEGAKIKVEIMGIVTSYIWGDAGRTDDPDPATGLTSRQRYVLKRTWKRVSDGPACLETGMAIFINLFEKNPQYHQLFPFRDIPKDQLTANEKFRAHCISLMYAFSSIMDNVDAPPMMEQLFTKQAINHVPRNVPHQAYWDLKEVLLKLFAKKLTDDEVKTWEKFLDLGFGIMVKNTAELTKS; from the exons atGTCTCCCTTTAG GAAGGTCATGGGAACTGTGGTTAGCTACATACTACCCGGCAATACTGGACGTACTGACGATCCAGATCCAGTGACAGGATTAACCTCCAGAGACAAATACCTGGTCAGATCTACTTGGGCTAAAATTATGAAGGCTCCTGCTGATAATGGAGTGGCCCTGCTCTGCAT gtttttggaaaaatatccGGATTACGTGCAGCTGTTCCCTTTCAAAGATGTTCCCCCATCTGAATTCAACACCAACGTTCGATTTAGAGCTCACGCAAATAGTGTCGTGTATGCCTTATCATCCGTTGTGGACGCATTGAACGATAACAATTTATTGGTTCAGATATTGACCAAAACTGGAACTTCGCATGTACCAAGGGGAGTCAATGCAGAAGGCTTTATA CACTTAAAAGAAGTCACGATAGAGCTCTTTTCATCACTGTTCAAGCCTGAAGAAGTCGAAGCCTGGAAAAAGACCTTAGACGTAGCCTTCTCCGTCATTATTAAAGGAGTTGAGGGTGCAAA GATTAAAGTAG aaataatggGAATAGTGACTAGCTACATCTGGGGTGATGCAGGCAGAACCGACGATCCAGATCCAGCTACAGGACTGACCTCCCGGCAGAGGTATGTTTTGAAACGAACTTGGAAACGTGTCAGCGATGGTCCTGCTTGCCTAGAAACTGGAATGGCTATTTTCATTAA TTTATTCGAGAAAAACCCTCAATACCACCAACTTTTTCCCTTTCGCGATATACCCAAGGACCAACTAACTGCAAATGAAAAGTTTAGGGCTCATTGTATCAGCCTGATGTACGCATTTAGTTCGATTATGGATAATGTGGATGCTCCACCGATGATGGAGCAACTGTTCACTAAGCAGGCTATTAATCATGTGCCGAGGAACGTTCCACATCAAGCATATTGG GATTTGAAAGAGGTTCTACTTAAGCTGTTTGCCAAGAAATTGACTGACGACGAAGTGAAGACTTGGGAGAAATTTCTGGACTTGGGATTCGGTATAATGGTAAAAAATACCGCTGAACTGACTAAATCCTAA
- the LOC136347232 gene encoding solute carrier family 2, facilitated glucose transporter member 8-like isoform X2, translating to MGAQRISKVDHHLDQALAANHSEKLNKQSGKDFVSVLKGENRESCTLNMANGLELDEESKKLKNGKNEIIYKYNMQYEGIFKQPVPKGNVQTTIWRIFPSVCASFTSIPFGLMLGWPSPNYPTLTQPHSPIPITMDQSAMVAGFLMLGISFGTMVSTKCIGPGPKYGIIFGCIFILLGWIIMWQAQDVYYLLGSRFLLGMAHGYATGQVKTYIAEMTKGELTIQLTKQLYFYGLFGYVVAYVIGPFIDFRLFSLVSIVLSMFILFMVIFLPSTPRELIRARKLLHARTLLRFLNPDTDSESELYTVIHKMSHKEEQDGFTDILRDNNLKINFIKLTILVIYMQYCGAPPTMVYTQIMFTKSEVPHPEFMALGYAVLFFISALIGTFVSPIYNKKVVLLLSSYSILILYVCAILVIYFKINETYFSYTSVIIMYLFIAVHTIGLGSIPITLINDWFPHSYRVFVMKYFIILFSLLALTITKIFQVLITQFPLYVPFLLFSGVIVFAIIFISIFIPYDIKANSSISCKAPEMDKFP from the exons ATGGGGGCACAGAGGATTTCAAAGG TTGACCATCATCTAGACCAAGCCTTGGCTGCGAACCATTcagaaaaactaaacaaacagAGCGGAAAAGACTTCGTTTCCGTATTAAAAGGAGAAAATAGAGAATCGTGCACCCTAAACATGGCAAACGGCTTAGAGCTGGATGAAgagagtaaaaaattaaaaaatgggaaGAACGAGATTATTTACAAGTACAATATGCAATATGAGGGAATATTCAAGCAACCGGTGCCAAAGGGAAATGTGCAGACGACAATATGGAGAATATTTCCATCAGTATGTG CGTCCTTCACAAGTATACCATTCGGCCTGATGTTAGGATGGCCATCTCCAAACTATCCAACCTTAACCCAACCACATTCACCCATACCAATAACTATGGATCAGAGCGCAATGGTGGCCGGATTCCTCATGTTAGGCATATCATTTGGTACCATGGTTTCCACCAAATGCATAGGCCCTGGACCCAAATACGGAATTATTTTTGGCTGTATCTTCATACTCTTAGGATGGATTATCATGTGGCAAGCCCAGGACGTTTATTATCTTTTAGGAAGCAGGTTCCTTTTGGGCATGGCTCATGGTTATGCTACAGGACAGGTAAAAACTTACATAGCAGAAATGACCAAGGGTGAATTAACCATTCAGCTGACAAAGCAATTGTACTTTTACGGTCTATTTGGCTACGTAGTAGCCTACGTTATAGGGCCTTTCATTGATTTTAGGCTATTTTCTCTTGTCAGCATCGTACTTTCGATGTTTATATTGTTCATGGTAATTTTCCTGCCGTCAACTCCCAGAGAGTTGATACGGGCCAGGAAACTTCTTCATGCAAGAACACTCTTAAGATTTCTCAATCCTGACACAGACTCTGAGTCAGAACTATACACAGTTATACACAAAATGTCTCATAAGGAGGAACAGGATGGATTCACGGATATTTTAAgagacaataatttaaaaatcaattttataaagcTGACGATACTTGTGATCTACATGCAGTATTGTGGGGCACCTCCCACCATGGTTTATACACAAATCATGTTCACCAAGAGTGAAGTTCCTCATCCAGAGTTTATGGCTCTGGGCTACgcagtattattttttataagcgCCCTTATAGGCACTTTTGTATCCcctatttacaacaaaaaagtgGTTTTACTGTTATCTAGTTATAGTATTCTTATTCTATACGTTTGTGCAATTCTTGTGATTTACTTTAAGATTAATGAAACCTATTTTAGCTATACATCTGTGATAATAATGTACTTGTTCATAGCGGTGCATACGATAGGGCTGGGGAGCATTCCGATAACGCTAATAAATGACTGGTTCCCGCATAGCTACAGAGTGTTTGTTATGAAGtacttcataattttattttctctaCTAGCGCTCACAATCACAAAGATATTCCAAGTGCTCATCACACAGTTTCCGCTCTATGTTCCATTTTTACTGTTCTCAGGAGTCATTGTGTTtgctattatttttattagtatttttaTACCGTATGATATTAAAGCGAATTCTTCCATTTCCTGTAAGGCACCCGAAATGGACaagtttccatag
- the LOC136347232 gene encoding solute carrier family 2, facilitated glucose transporter member 8-like isoform X1: MVPPCMPRIFVIFAVIYDFHVDHHLDQALAANHSEKLNKQSGKDFVSVLKGENRESCTLNMANGLELDEESKKLKNGKNEIIYKYNMQYEGIFKQPVPKGNVQTTIWRIFPSVCASFTSIPFGLMLGWPSPNYPTLTQPHSPIPITMDQSAMVAGFLMLGISFGTMVSTKCIGPGPKYGIIFGCIFILLGWIIMWQAQDVYYLLGSRFLLGMAHGYATGQVKTYIAEMTKGELTIQLTKQLYFYGLFGYVVAYVIGPFIDFRLFSLVSIVLSMFILFMVIFLPSTPRELIRARKLLHARTLLRFLNPDTDSESELYTVIHKMSHKEEQDGFTDILRDNNLKINFIKLTILVIYMQYCGAPPTMVYTQIMFTKSEVPHPEFMALGYAVLFFISALIGTFVSPIYNKKVVLLLSSYSILILYVCAILVIYFKINETYFSYTSVIIMYLFIAVHTIGLGSIPITLINDWFPHSYRVFVMKYFIILFSLLALTITKIFQVLITQFPLYVPFLLFSGVIVFAIIFISIFIPYDIKANSSISCKAPEMDKFP, from the exons ATGGTGCCTCCCTGCATGCCCCGTATTTTTGTGATCTTTGCCGTAATCTATGACTTCCATG TTGACCATCATCTAGACCAAGCCTTGGCTGCGAACCATTcagaaaaactaaacaaacagAGCGGAAAAGACTTCGTTTCCGTATTAAAAGGAGAAAATAGAGAATCGTGCACCCTAAACATGGCAAACGGCTTAGAGCTGGATGAAgagagtaaaaaattaaaaaatgggaaGAACGAGATTATTTACAAGTACAATATGCAATATGAGGGAATATTCAAGCAACCGGTGCCAAAGGGAAATGTGCAGACGACAATATGGAGAATATTTCCATCAGTATGTG CGTCCTTCACAAGTATACCATTCGGCCTGATGTTAGGATGGCCATCTCCAAACTATCCAACCTTAACCCAACCACATTCACCCATACCAATAACTATGGATCAGAGCGCAATGGTGGCCGGATTCCTCATGTTAGGCATATCATTTGGTACCATGGTTTCCACCAAATGCATAGGCCCTGGACCCAAATACGGAATTATTTTTGGCTGTATCTTCATACTCTTAGGATGGATTATCATGTGGCAAGCCCAGGACGTTTATTATCTTTTAGGAAGCAGGTTCCTTTTGGGCATGGCTCATGGTTATGCTACAGGACAGGTAAAAACTTACATAGCAGAAATGACCAAGGGTGAATTAACCATTCAGCTGACAAAGCAATTGTACTTTTACGGTCTATTTGGCTACGTAGTAGCCTACGTTATAGGGCCTTTCATTGATTTTAGGCTATTTTCTCTTGTCAGCATCGTACTTTCGATGTTTATATTGTTCATGGTAATTTTCCTGCCGTCAACTCCCAGAGAGTTGATACGGGCCAGGAAACTTCTTCATGCAAGAACACTCTTAAGATTTCTCAATCCTGACACAGACTCTGAGTCAGAACTATACACAGTTATACACAAAATGTCTCATAAGGAGGAACAGGATGGATTCACGGATATTTTAAgagacaataatttaaaaatcaattttataaagcTGACGATACTTGTGATCTACATGCAGTATTGTGGGGCACCTCCCACCATGGTTTATACACAAATCATGTTCACCAAGAGTGAAGTTCCTCATCCAGAGTTTATGGCTCTGGGCTACgcagtattattttttataagcgCCCTTATAGGCACTTTTGTATCCcctatttacaacaaaaaagtgGTTTTACTGTTATCTAGTTATAGTATTCTTATTCTATACGTTTGTGCAATTCTTGTGATTTACTTTAAGATTAATGAAACCTATTTTAGCTATACATCTGTGATAATAATGTACTTGTTCATAGCGGTGCATACGATAGGGCTGGGGAGCATTCCGATAACGCTAATAAATGACTGGTTCCCGCATAGCTACAGAGTGTTTGTTATGAAGtacttcataattttattttctctaCTAGCGCTCACAATCACAAAGATATTCCAAGTGCTCATCACACAGTTTCCGCTCTATGTTCCATTTTTACTGTTCTCAGGAGTCATTGTGTTtgctattatttttattagtatttttaTACCGTATGATATTAAAGCGAATTCTTCCATTTCCTGTAAGGCACCCGAAATGGACaagtttccatag
- the LOC136347232 gene encoding solute carrier family 2, facilitated glucose transporter member 8-like isoform X3, which translates to MANGLELDEESKKLKNGKNEIIYKYNMQYEGIFKQPVPKGNVQTTIWRIFPSVCASFTSIPFGLMLGWPSPNYPTLTQPHSPIPITMDQSAMVAGFLMLGISFGTMVSTKCIGPGPKYGIIFGCIFILLGWIIMWQAQDVYYLLGSRFLLGMAHGYATGQVKTYIAEMTKGELTIQLTKQLYFYGLFGYVVAYVIGPFIDFRLFSLVSIVLSMFILFMVIFLPSTPRELIRARKLLHARTLLRFLNPDTDSESELYTVIHKMSHKEEQDGFTDILRDNNLKINFIKLTILVIYMQYCGAPPTMVYTQIMFTKSEVPHPEFMALGYAVLFFISALIGTFVSPIYNKKVVLLLSSYSILILYVCAILVIYFKINETYFSYTSVIIMYLFIAVHTIGLGSIPITLINDWFPHSYRVFVMKYFIILFSLLALTITKIFQVLITQFPLYVPFLLFSGVIVFAIIFISIFIPYDIKANSSISCKAPEMDKFP; encoded by the exons ATGGCAAACGGCTTAGAGCTGGATGAAgagagtaaaaaattaaaaaatgggaaGAACGAGATTATTTACAAGTACAATATGCAATATGAGGGAATATTCAAGCAACCGGTGCCAAAGGGAAATGTGCAGACGACAATATGGAGAATATTTCCATCAGTATGTG CGTCCTTCACAAGTATACCATTCGGCCTGATGTTAGGATGGCCATCTCCAAACTATCCAACCTTAACCCAACCACATTCACCCATACCAATAACTATGGATCAGAGCGCAATGGTGGCCGGATTCCTCATGTTAGGCATATCATTTGGTACCATGGTTTCCACCAAATGCATAGGCCCTGGACCCAAATACGGAATTATTTTTGGCTGTATCTTCATACTCTTAGGATGGATTATCATGTGGCAAGCCCAGGACGTTTATTATCTTTTAGGAAGCAGGTTCCTTTTGGGCATGGCTCATGGTTATGCTACAGGACAGGTAAAAACTTACATAGCAGAAATGACCAAGGGTGAATTAACCATTCAGCTGACAAAGCAATTGTACTTTTACGGTCTATTTGGCTACGTAGTAGCCTACGTTATAGGGCCTTTCATTGATTTTAGGCTATTTTCTCTTGTCAGCATCGTACTTTCGATGTTTATATTGTTCATGGTAATTTTCCTGCCGTCAACTCCCAGAGAGTTGATACGGGCCAGGAAACTTCTTCATGCAAGAACACTCTTAAGATTTCTCAATCCTGACACAGACTCTGAGTCAGAACTATACACAGTTATACACAAAATGTCTCATAAGGAGGAACAGGATGGATTCACGGATATTTTAAgagacaataatttaaaaatcaattttataaagcTGACGATACTTGTGATCTACATGCAGTATTGTGGGGCACCTCCCACCATGGTTTATACACAAATCATGTTCACCAAGAGTGAAGTTCCTCATCCAGAGTTTATGGCTCTGGGCTACgcagtattattttttataagcgCCCTTATAGGCACTTTTGTATCCcctatttacaacaaaaaagtgGTTTTACTGTTATCTAGTTATAGTATTCTTATTCTATACGTTTGTGCAATTCTTGTGATTTACTTTAAGATTAATGAAACCTATTTTAGCTATACATCTGTGATAATAATGTACTTGTTCATAGCGGTGCATACGATAGGGCTGGGGAGCATTCCGATAACGCTAATAAATGACTGGTTCCCGCATAGCTACAGAGTGTTTGTTATGAAGtacttcataattttattttctctaCTAGCGCTCACAATCACAAAGATATTCCAAGTGCTCATCACACAGTTTCCGCTCTATGTTCCATTTTTACTGTTCTCAGGAGTCATTGTGTTtgctattatttttattagtatttttaTACCGTATGATATTAAAGCGAATTCTTCCATTTCCTGTAAGGCACCCGAAATGGACaagtttccatag
- the nero gene encoding deoxyhypusine hydroxylase has translation MLNISETQIKSIGDVLNNPARPLKERFRALFTLRNIGGAIALQSIEKCFQDESALLKHELAYCLGQMQDTTANPILVRVLEDVNEHPMVRHEAAEALGAIGSPEMIQILDKFKNDQSLEVAETCELALERIKWVQNPDSTNLSDNPYHSIDPAPSTQVNNVVQLKTILINPKETLFNRYRAMFSLRNLRSKAAIEALGEGLKHGSALFKHEIAFVLGQLQDEHSIKYLKSSLEDYSENEMVRHECAEALGAIATEECIDVLNKYLNDDKRVVKESCIIALDMCEYENSPEFQYANALVAVS, from the exons ATGTTGAACATTTCCGAAACACAAATCAAAAGCATTGGTGATGTACTGAACAATCCAGCGAGACCTCTAAAGGAGAGATTCCGGGCTTTGTTTACTTTGAGGAACATTGGAGGGGCAATAGCTCTTCAGAGTATAGAAAAATGCTTTCAGGATGAATCTGCCCTTCTAAAACATGAATTGGCTTATTGTTTAGGGCAGATGCAAGATACCACTGCAAATCCCATACTTGTACGGGTACTGGAAGATGTAAATGAGCATCCGATGGTTCGTCACGAAGCAG CTGAAGCACTAGGAGCGATTGGTAGTCCAGAAATGATACAAATActagacaaatttaaaaatgaccaATCACTGGAAGTCGCAGAAACATGTGAACTGGCATTAGAAAGGATAAAATGGGTGCAAAACCCTGATAGTACTAACCTATCTGACAACCCTTACCATTCTATTGATCCAGCACCTTCAACACAGGTCAACAATGTAGTCCAgctgaaaacaattttaataaaccctAAAGAAACATTATTCAATAGATACAGGGCCATGTTTTCTTTGCGAAACCTGCGCAGTAAAGCAGCAATCGAAGCTTTAGGTGAGGGTTTAAAGCATGGCAGTGCACTGTTCAAGCATGAGATAGCTTTTGTATTGGGTCAACTTCAGGACGAACACAGCATCAAATACCTGAAGTCTTCCTTGGAGGACTACAGTGAAAATGAGATGGTGAGGCACGAGTGTGCGGAAGCCTTGGGGGCGATTGCGACAGAGGAGTGTATAgatgttttaaacaaatacttGAATGATGATAAACGGGTTGTGAAGGAAAGTTGTATAATTGCACTGGATATGTGTGAATATGAAAATAGTCCTGAGTTTCAATATGCAAATGCCTTGGTTGCTGTGTCCTAG